In Zingiber officinale cultivar Zhangliang chromosome 6A, Zo_v1.1, whole genome shotgun sequence, a single genomic region encodes these proteins:
- the LOC121994421 gene encoding protein IQ-domain 26-like — MGRAAQWCRRLWSGSKENRNPSLDSSSYGGAREERTEKKRWSFRRARDSGCTSSSGSQNVSTAAAIEVEWFKSFYAVSEKEQSKHAIAVAAAAAAANAAVTAAGAAVAVVRLAGNGVIELAAIRIQTAFRAYLARKTLRALKALVKLQALVRGYLVRKQAAATLHCMQALVRAQAAVRAQRSRSFLSRDREFPPPVVIRHRSSLERLDVHAGAQTRWLSTSIDGAAFAGGPKIVEVDTCRRNLRLCPRRSSPSPAADFVAFSSPLPSSHVPARISIPGRRSQSQENHCPNCAAADQGHRFPATAQSTPRYGAAAAVTPAKGGLRQFLSALNCPHYMANTQSSTAKVRKPRQPLREASMVANSGMLKKPCFELVEGAFSFKKTVAGKLDRCSELAKEEEEREIYLQRMW; from the exons ATGGGCCGGGCAGCGCAGTGGTGTCGCCGCCTCTGGAGCGGGAGTAAGGAGAACAGGAATCCCAGCCTGGACTCCTCGAGCTACGGAGGCGCCCGCGAAGAGAGGACGGAGAAGAAAAGGTGGAGCTTCCGGAGGGCACGAGACTCCGGCTGCACGTCGTCGTCGGGAAGCCAGAATGTCTCCACAGCCGCCGCGATCGAGGTGGAGTGGTTTAAGTCCTTCTACGCCGTCAGCGAGAAGGAACAGAGCAAGCACGCGATCGCAGTGGCTGCGGCTGCAGCTGCAGCCAACGCTGCTGTCACGGCCGCCGGGGCCGCTGTAGCCGTCGTGCGGCTCGCCGGAAACGGAGTCATCGAGCTGGCGGCTATACGGATTCAAACAGCGTTCAGGGCCTACTTG GCAAGGAAAACACTCAGAGCTCTGAAAGCATTGGTCAAGCTCCAAGCTTTAGTGAGAGGATATCTAGTGCGAAAGCAAGCTGCCGCCACTCTCCACTGCATGCAAGCTCTGGTCCGAGCTCAGGCCGCCGTCAGAGCTCAAAGATCTCGAAGTTTTCTCTCCCGTGACCGAGAATTTCCACCACCGGTGGTGATCCGCCATCGGAGTTCCTTA GAAAGGCTCGATGTCCACGCCGGAGCTCAAACCCGGTGGCTCTCGACGAGCATCGACGGTGCAGCCTTCGCCGGAGGCCCAAAGATCGTCGAGGTCGACACGTGTCGTCGAAACCTGAGGCTTTGCCCCCGGCGGAGCAGTCCCTCTCCGGCAGCGGACTTCGTGGCGTTCTCCTCTCCGCTTCCAAGCAGTCACGTTCCGGCAAGGATCTCAATTCCCGGCCGCCGCAGCCAATCGCAAGAGAACCATTGTCCGAACTGTGCCGCCGCAGATCAGGGGCACCGTTTCCCAGCGACGGCGCAGAGCACGCCCAGATACGGCGCCGCGGCGGCGGTTACTCCAGCGAAGGGGGGTCTCCGGCAGTTCTTGAGCGCGTTGAATTGCCCCCACTACATGGCGAACACGCAGTCGTCGACGGCGAAGGTGAGGAAACCGCGGCAGCCGTTGAGGGAGGCGAGTATGGTAGCTAACAGTGGGATGCTGAAGAAGCCATGCTTTGAGCTAGTGGAAGGGGCATTTAGCTTCAAGAAGACGGTGGCCGGGAAGCTGGATCGGTGCTCTGAGCTggcgaaggaagaagaagaaagagaaatttACCTACAGAGAATGTGGTGA